A window of the Cicer arietinum cultivar CDC Frontier isolate Library 1 chromosome 6, Cicar.CDCFrontier_v2.0, whole genome shotgun sequence genome harbors these coding sequences:
- the LOC101514705 gene encoding probable CCR4-associated factor 1 homolog 7: MVKKVGMSLILPKSDSIQIREVWSDNLEEEFALIREIVDDYPYIAMDTEFPGIVLRPVGNFKNSYDYHYQTLKDNVDMLKLIQLGFTLSDEDGNLPNFDDADDRFCVWQFNFREFNVSEDVFANDSIELLRQSGIDFKKNNDKGIDAQCFGDILMSSGIVLNDNVHWLTFHSGYDFGYLLKLLTCQNLPDTQVGFFNLINMYFPNVYDIKHLMKFCNSLHGGLNKLAELLEVERVGICHQAGSDSLLTLCTFRKLKENFFSGSMEKYAGVLYGLGIENGQSN; encoded by the coding sequence atggtaAAAAAAGTTGGGATGTCGCTAATTTTGCCGAAAAGCGATTCAATTCAAATTCGCGAAGTGTGGAGCGATAACCTTGAAGAAGAATTCGCTTTGATTCGAGAAATTGTCGATGATTATCCTTACATAGCTATGGACACAGAATTCCCTGGAATTGTTCTTCGACCGGTTGGGAATTTCAAGAACAGTTATGATTACCATTACCAAACCCTAAAAGACAATGTGGACATGCTCAAGCTAATTCAATTGGGTTTCACTTTATCCGACGAAGATGGAAACCTTCCAAATTTCGATGATGCTGATGATAGATTTTGTGTCTGGCAATTCAATTTTAGAGAATTCAATGTGAGTGAGGATGTTTTTGCAAATGACTCAATTGAACTTTTGAGACAAAGTGGGATTGATTTCAAGAAGAATAATGACAAGGGTATTGATGCTCAATGTTTTGGTGATATTTTGATGTCTTCTGGGATTGTTTTGAATGATAATGTTCATTGGTTAACTTTTCATAGTGGATATGATTTTGGGTATTTGTTGAAACTTTTAACTTGTCAGAATTTGCCTGATACACAAGTTGGgttctttaatttgattaatatgtattttcCTAATGTGTATGATATCAAACATTTAATGAAGTTTTGTAATAGTCTTCATGGAGGGTTGAACAAGCTTGCAGAGTTGTTGGAAGTTGAGAGAGTTGGGATTTGTCATCAGGCTGGTTCAGATAGTTTGCTCACATTGTGTACATTTAGAAAATTGAAAGAGAATTTTTTTAGTGGATCAATGGAGAAATATGCAGGGGTGTTGTATGGTTTAGGTATTGAGAATGGACAATCTAATTGA
- the LOC101515032 gene encoding histone-binding protein MSI1: protein MWMGKEEEEMRGEIEERLINEEYKIWKKNSPFLYDLVITHALEWPSLTVEWLPDRHEPPGKDYSLQKLILGTHTSENEPNYLMLAQVQLPLDDSENDARHYDDDRPELGGFGCANGKVQIIQQINHDGEVNRARYMPQNSFIIATKTISAEVYVFDYSKHPSKPPLDGSCNPDLRLRGHNTEGYGLSWSTFKQGHLLSGSDDAQICLWDINATPKNRSLDAMQIFKLHEGVVEDVAWHLRHEYLFGSVGDDQYMLIWDLRTPSVTKPVQTCIAHSSEVNCLAFNPFNEWVVATGSTDKTVKLWDLRKIHNPLHTFDCHKEEVFQVGWNPKNETILASCCLGRRLMVWDLSRIDEEQSPEDAEDGPPELLFIHGGHTSKISDFSWNQCEDWVVASVAEDNILQIWQMAENIYHDEDDMPEQSAKAS, encoded by the exons ATGTGGATGgggaaggaagaagaagaaatgagaggtgaaatcgaggaacgaTTAATCAACGAAGAATACAAAATCTGGAAGAAAAACAGTCCCTTCCTTTACGATCTCGTCATAACACACGCTCTCGAATGGCCATCACTAACCGTCGAATGGCTCCCGGACCGCCACGAACCACCCGGAAAAGACTATTCACTCCAAAAACTCATCCTCGGCACTCATACTTCCGAAAATGAGCCCAATTACCTCATGTTAGCACAAGTCCAACTCCCTCTCGACGATTCCGAAAACGACGCTCGTCATTACGACGATGACCGTCCTGAACTCGGTGGTTTCGGTTGTGCTAATGGTAAAGTACAAATTATTCAACAGATTAATCATGATGGTGAGGTTAATAGGGCTCGTTATATGCCTCagaatagttttattattgccACTAAAACTATAAGTGCTGAGGTTTATGTTTTTGATTATAGTAAACATCCTTCTAAACCTCCACTTGATGGTTCTTGTAACCCTGATTTGAGGTTAAGAGGTCATAATACTGAAGGTTATGGTTTGTCTTGGAGTACATTTAAACAAGGTCATTTGCTTAGTGGTTCTGATGATGCTCAGATTTGTTTGTGGGATATTAATGCTACGCCCAAAAATCGTTCGCTCGATGCTATGCAGATTTTTAAG CTACACGAAGGTGTTGTGGAAGATGTGGCTTGGCATTTGAGGCATGAGTACTTGTTTGGTTCTGTTGGGGATGATCAATATATGCTTATATGGGATCTTCGAACACCGTCGGTTACTAAGCCTGTTCAGACTTGTATTGCACATTCAAGCGAG GTTAACTGCTTggctttcaatcccttcaatgAATGGGTAGTTGCTACTGGTTCAACTGATAAAACAGTTAAATTGTGGGATCTGCGCAAGATCCACAATCCACTCCACACCTTTGATTGTCATAA GGAGGAGGTTTTCCAGGTTGGCTGGAATCCAAAGAATGAGACTATCTTGGCTTCTTGTTGTCTAGGTCGGAGACTCATGGTGTGGGATCTTAGCAG GATTGACGAAGAGCAGTCACCAGAGGATGCTGAAGATGGTCCACCAGAGTTGCTATTTATTCACGGTGGTCATACGAGCAAAATATCTGACTTCTCTTGGAACCAATGTGAAGATTGGGTTGTTGCTAGTGTGGCTGAAGACAACATACTTCAAATATGGCAGATGGCCGAGAACATTTACCATGATGAAGATGATATGCCAGAACAGTCAGCGAAGGCCTCCTAA